Proteins found in one Halobaculum sp. MBLA0147 genomic segment:
- a CDS encoding bifunctional oligoribonuclease/PAP phosphatase NrnA: protein MFPPQVQRRLPEWLQGSVSDPVLLAAGLGALLVVVLLVVLALRIRRAPGERLQSVLADYDEVAVLLHPDPDADAMAAGVGVAHAAEWVDTEATIQYSGQVRRQENRAFRTVLDVELECIDHVTDISAEAVVLVDHNEPRGFEGSDGILPAAIVDHHPGDGSAEQFTDVRTDYGACASIVAEYLDELGATPVPPDRHDSEVSDPALPTWVATGMLYGVLSDTDDLTRGASDADFDAARYLSPGVDEDLLGRIADPDVSTETLEVKARAIAGREVRGSFAVSDVGSVSNTDAIPQAADELVGLEGVTAVVVVGDKDGTLHFSGRSRDDRVHMGRALDAAVGDLPNASAGGHARMGGGRVPPAVQADGTREVTAPRGETLESRLFDAMDGELQ from the coding sequence ATGTTCCCGCCACAGGTGCAGCGCCGGCTGCCGGAGTGGCTACAGGGGTCGGTGTCGGACCCCGTGCTGCTCGCCGCCGGACTGGGGGCCCTGTTGGTCGTGGTCCTCCTCGTCGTCCTCGCGCTCCGTATCAGGCGTGCGCCGGGCGAACGCCTCCAGTCGGTGCTGGCCGACTACGACGAAGTCGCCGTGTTACTCCACCCCGACCCCGACGCGGACGCGATGGCCGCGGGCGTCGGCGTCGCCCACGCGGCCGAGTGGGTCGACACGGAGGCGACGATCCAGTACTCGGGGCAGGTACGACGACAGGAGAATCGAGCGTTCAGGACAGTTCTCGACGTCGAGTTGGAGTGTATCGACCACGTGACCGACATCTCCGCGGAGGCGGTGGTCCTCGTCGACCACAACGAACCGCGTGGGTTCGAGGGGTCGGACGGCATTCTCCCGGCGGCGATCGTCGACCACCACCCTGGTGACGGCTCCGCCGAGCAGTTCACCGACGTGCGGACGGACTACGGCGCCTGTGCGAGCATCGTCGCGGAGTACTTGGACGAGTTGGGTGCGACGCCGGTGCCACCGGACCGTCACGACAGCGAGGTGTCGGACCCGGCGCTGCCGACGTGGGTCGCGACGGGGATGTTGTACGGGGTGCTCTCGGACACCGACGACCTCACGCGTGGCGCCTCCGACGCCGACTTCGACGCGGCGCGGTACCTCTCGCCCGGGGTCGACGAGGACCTGCTCGGTCGCATCGCGGACCCGGACGTGTCGACGGAGACGCTGGAGGTGAAGGCGCGCGCCATCGCCGGGCGGGAGGTGCGCGGCTCCTTCGCCGTCAGCGACGTGGGGTCGGTGTCGAACACGGACGCGATCCCGCAGGCGGCCGACGAACTCGTCGGCTTGGAGGGTGTCACGGCGGTCGTCGTCGTCGGGGACAAAGATGGCACGCTCCACTTCTCCGGGCGGTCCCGCGACGACCGCGTCCACATGGGGCGGGCGCTCGACGCAGCCGTCGGCGACCTCCCGAACGCCTCTGCGGGGGGCCACGCCCGGATGGGCGGTGGGCGTGTCCCGCCGGCGGTGCAGGCGGACGGCACTCGCGAGGTGACCGCGCCGCGCGGCGAGACGCTGGAGTCGCGGCTCTTCGACGCGATGGACGGTGAACTCCAGTGA
- a CDS encoding NAD-dependent epimerase/dehydratase family protein, with protein sequence MRVCIVGCGYVGLALAEQLIADGHEVAGVRRDADAVREAVPDAEAVAADVTDPESLTALPDADAVVFAASSGGRGATAARAVFVEGLWNVIREYGERTDPPDRLVYTSSTGVYGDHDGDWVDESTPLDPQTEKTEVLVEAERIAVETAAEYGIDGTVARFAGLYGPDRYRTARYVEGPVTEGYLNMVHRDDAAGAVRFLLTDRSLDPDPAVASADDADEATASGEADDAEAPSDGDEPLETPADYARGEVVLVVDDEPVEKWAFADWLADECGVARPEKRTTADRLAAGDLSAAAERRIQTSKRCDNAYLRESGYAFRYPTYREGYRDAIAAYRERTE encoded by the coding sequence ATGAGAGTCTGTATCGTCGGCTGTGGCTACGTCGGGCTGGCACTCGCCGAACAGCTGATCGCGGACGGCCACGAGGTGGCCGGCGTCCGCCGCGACGCGGACGCCGTGCGCGAGGCCGTGCCGGACGCCGAAGCCGTCGCGGCGGACGTGACCGACCCGGAGAGCCTGACGGCGCTGCCGGACGCGGACGCGGTCGTCTTCGCGGCCAGCAGCGGCGGCCGTGGCGCGACGGCCGCCCGCGCGGTGTTCGTCGAGGGGCTCTGGAACGTGATCCGCGAGTACGGCGAGCGCACCGACCCGCCGGATCGGCTCGTCTACACCTCCAGCACCGGGGTGTACGGTGACCACGACGGCGACTGGGTGGACGAGTCCACACCGCTGGACCCACAGACGGAGAAGACGGAGGTGTTGGTCGAGGCGGAACGGATCGCGGTCGAGACGGCCGCGGAGTACGGGATCGACGGCACCGTCGCCCGGTTCGCGGGACTGTACGGGCCCGACCGCTACCGGACGGCACGGTACGTCGAGGGCCCGGTCACGGAGGGCTACCTGAACATGGTCCACCGCGACGACGCCGCCGGCGCCGTCCGGTTCCTCCTGACCGATCGCTCGCTCGACCCGGACCCGGCCGTGGCGAGTGCCGACGACGCAGACGAGGCGACGGCGTCCGGTGAGGCGGACGACGCGGAGGCTCCCAGTGACGGAGACGAGCCACTGGAGACGCCGGCAGACTACGCCCGCGGGGAGGTGGTGCTCGTCGTCGACGACGAGCCCGTCGAGAAGTGGGCGTTCGCCGACTGGCTCGCCGACGAGTGTGGCGTCGCCCGGCCCGAGAAACGGACGACGGCGGACCGACTCGCGGCCGGCGACCTCTCGGCGGCCGCCGAACGACGGATCCAGACGAGCAAGCGGTGTGACAACGCCTACCTCCGCGAGTCGGGGTACGCGTTCCGCTACCCGACGTACCGAGAGGGGTACCGAGACGCGATCGCCGCCTACCGGGAGCGCACGGAGTGA
- a CDS encoding DUF5791 family protein: MLYDTLADAEAPTPAEFRAAYAAELAAVVDEHGVETVAEAADLEVSVVAGFADGDLGETTLAEAAAVLSLSGPDAETVAAEVRDHLLMGMSTAILDVDTVAAEIDADLGGKAVRQALEGQIRLTLAELAEIQSLIRTRSR, from the coding sequence ATGTTGTACGACACGCTGGCGGACGCGGAGGCCCCGACGCCGGCGGAGTTCCGCGCGGCGTACGCGGCGGAGTTGGCGGCCGTCGTCGACGAGCACGGGGTCGAGACCGTCGCCGAGGCGGCCGACCTCGAGGTGTCCGTCGTCGCGGGCTTCGCCGACGGCGACCTCGGGGAGACGACGCTGGCGGAGGCCGCGGCGGTGTTGTCGCTGTCGGGTCCCGACGCAGAGACGGTCGCCGCCGAAGTGCGCGACCACCTCCTGATGGGGATGTCGACGGCGATCCTGGACGTGGACACCGTCGCGGCCGAGATCGATGCCGATCTGGGCGGGAAGGCCGTCCGCCAGGCGCTGGAGGGACAGATCCGCCTCACGCTCGCCGAACTGGCGGAGATCCAGTCGCTGATCCGCACTCGGAGCCGATGA